Below is a genomic region from Myxococcota bacterium.
AGCCGTGCGGCTTCTGCCGCGCCGGCAGCTTCACCTTTTCGCGCGGCACCTTCTTGTACGGAATTCTGCTCAGCAGGTGAGTGATGAGATTGAGGCGGGCGCGCTTCTTGTCGTCCGACTTCACCACGTACCAGGGCGCCCAGGACGTATCGCTGGCGGTGAACATCTCATCGCGCGCGCGCGAGTAGTCGTACCAGCGACTGTACGACTGGAGATCCATCGGCGAGAGCTTCCAGATCTTCCGGCCGTCGTCGATCCGGGCCTCGAGTCGGCGGGTCTGCTCCTCCATGCTCACCTCGAGCCAGTACTTGAGCAGGATGACGCCGGACTCGACCACGAGCCGTTCGAAGGCCGGAATCATTTCGAGGAAGCGCTTCACCTCCGCCTCCTCGCAGAATCCCATGACGCGCTCGACGCCCGCGCGGTTGTACCAGCTGCGGTCCCAGATCACGACCTCACCGGCGGCCGGCAGGTGGGGCAGGTAGCGCTGGGCGTACATCTGAGTCTTCTCGCGCTCGGTCGGCGCGGGCAGCGCAATCACGCGAAATACTCGCGGACTGACTCGCTCGGTGATCGCCTTGATCGTCCCGCCCTTGCCGGCGCCGTCCCGGCCCTCGAACACGATGCAGATCTTCAGACCCTTCGCCTTGACCCACTCCTGCAGCTTGACCAGCTCGACGTGGAGCTTCTCCAGCTCCCGCTCGTACTCCTTCCCGGAAAGCTTGCCATTCTGCTTGTGCTTCACTGCCCTGTTCGCATGGGCCATCACGATCTCCTCCAATTTTCGAAGTCATTGTCCCCGGGGCGCAGCGACACACGATGGGCGCCCGTGGTTCCCGAAGTATGCACGTCGGCCGACCTGGCAGTGAACGGGCCAGTGCCACGGCCGGACGACGACGGGCTGGGTTGGCCATTCGCGCGAGGCGCTGAATGAGTGTGATGTGCAGACCGTGACTCGCGTAGAGCGCGAGACAGAACCGCGGGAGTGATGTTGCCCGTCGCGGGGGGCGAGATTCGGGGCGGGCGGCGCGGTCCTCCGAGACACTGAGCCAGACCCAGACCGGCGCGGCCAGCAGGATCAGGATCAGCGCCCACATGCCGGCTTCGGGACCCGCGCCGTAGATGGTCGAGATCGAGAACACGAACGCGACCAGCGACACGGGCATGAAGGGCCCCATGCGCAGCGCGCGCGAGATCGGCTTGCGCTGCACGAACAGAATCGCCTCGACCACCGAACAGAACGCGCAGGGGATCATCGCCGCGTCGGTCGAGAGGTTCACGACCAGGTCATAGAAGGCGACGAAGGCCTTCGCGCCCGAGGCCGAGAACAGCATCAGCTACCGCGCCACGGAAGAAATCGGACAGGCCCCACGGGGGGTCGGGCAGAGCGGGCGCGCAGTATGGCGCAGGGCGGGGCGGTCGTCACGCCACCGTGCTCAGTCACTCGACCCAGGCGAACCCGGAGACGATCGAGGAGGTGCGCCGCATCCTCTACGAGCACGCCGGCATCCACTGACTCCCATACCGGGAGCGTCAGATCAGTTCCGGTCGTGACTCGTCACTGGTTAAGGTCGCTTGTCGGCTTGTTGCTGACTTGGCAGCGAGGCAGCGCTGCCCACCGGCACCGCGGCTTCGCGCATGGCGCGCAACGTAGCTCCGAGCTCCTCCACGCGTTCGACGTCCCGCAGCGTCACCAACTGCTCGATGTCTCGCGGGAAGAGGAGGTCGAACGACCACTTGATCGCCACTCTCACCTTCTTCGAGGTCTCCGGCAGCTTGCTCAGGTAGACCCCGCGCCACAGCCACCAAGCGACGAAGCCAGAGAACTGCATCCCCAGGATCTGCGCGACCCCCGTGCGATGACCGATCGACGCCAACTGCCCGATCGTCGCGAACGTGAAGGGCTTCTGCGCGCCGGCCCGGACGACAGCTTCGATGTTCTTTGCCGCTGTGAGCGCTTCCCGCATACCGTGCTGGGCCGTCGGCGGATGGACGCCCCCGCGGCCATCCGGCACCGCGGCACAGTCCCCCACGGCCCACACGACGCCTTCGTGTCCGGTCACTTCGAGACACTCGTTCACCTTGATCCGCCCTTTGATCTTGTCCACCGGGAGCGGGCCCAGTGCGGCGGCCGGCATGACGCCGGCCGTCCAGATCAACGACATCGCGCCAATCGGGTCCCCCGGCGCGACCTTCACCGTCTCGTCTTCGTAGCCGGTGACCTGTGTCTCGAGCCGCAGCTCCAGGCCGCGCCGCTGCAACTTCTCCTGGGCGTAGCGGCCCAGGCGCTCGCCCAGTTCGGGCAGCACGACCTTGCCCGGATGGATCAGCACCACCCGCAGCATGGACTGGTCGAGCTCCGGGTAGTACCGGAGCGTCTCGCGGAGGAAGTCGTTGATCGCACCGACCGTCTCGACGCCTGCGAAACCGCCGCCGGCCACCACGAAGGTCATCAATCGCCGCCGCCGGCTTTCGTCCGTCTCCTGTGCCGCCTCCTCCAGGAGCGCGACCATGCGGTTCCGCAGCAGCGCTGCATCGCCGAGTGTCTTCATCGTCACGGCCGCCGCTTCGAGCTGTTTCATCCCGAAGTAGTTCGTCTCCGACCCCATCGCCAGCAGCAGGTGGTCGTAGGTCAGCTCACGCGGCTGTCGCAGTACTCCCACCGCGTAACGCACCACTCGCGCCTGCAGATCGAGGTCTGTGACTTCTCCCTGGATCACCCGAACCCGTCGCAGCATCTTTCGCAGCGGAATGACGATGTCCGCCGGGTCGAGATCGCCCGCCGCTACCTCGTGGAGCATGGGGGTGAACAGCACGTAGTTCTCCCGGCTGATCAGCACCACCTCCAGGTCTCCCTGACGCGCCAACGTCCGCTGAAGCCGCCGCGCCGCATGGAGTCCCGCGAAGCCGCCACCGAGAATCACCACGCGTCGCCGGCTCTCCGGTCGTGACGCGACGGCGTTGCCGACAACCGGCTCGCTGCCGATCATCGCGCCACTCCGATACCACCCCGGTGCGATGACCGATCGACGCCGACTGCCCGATCGTCGAGAGCCCGGAAGGCTATCCGAGGGGCGTCATTTGCTGTTCGCGTCATGTCCGATGTCCCGTCGCAATTGTGGCGCCGACCGGACCATGCGCAGCGCGAGCGAGCCATCTTCGCGGCGCGCGGCGGGCGCGAGTCCGAGCACGTCGACGGCGAAGCGCTCCCACTTCGCGAGGTCGCTCACTTCGAGACCCAGATACCCGAGCTGTCGAACGGAGGTCAAACCTGCACCGATGGCCGGTCGGTCGCGTTCCACGGCACTCCTCCCGTGATCCAGTGAGTGAGCTGCTCTGTCTGGTCGTTGCGGTGCAGGTGTCGGGGCGGTTGCGCAAAGGTCTCGTACGGGCGACAGCGCAGCACGACGCGCCGCTCTTTCTCAGCCATCGCCTGGACGGCCGGGCGAGCTTGCTCCGGTAGCGGCTGGCCCGACATACGGCCCCCGACGGCCATCATGACGTCGACCACCAACGCGGTGTCCGTATCGAGTCGAGCGTCGCAGTAGACCTGCAGGTAGGCGAAGGGCCAGCGCTCGTCGAGGATGCAGAGACTGACCTTTCCGTCGCGCGCGACCGCCTTGGCCTTTGCGCGGCCTCCCATCGTGGAGACCAAGAGCTCGTCGCCATCGGTCGGCACGTAGTAGACGACCGACATGGCCGGCCCATCGGAGCGCCGTGCGTAACCGAAGATGCAGGTGCGGTGGGTGCGGACGAACTCGCGGCGCTCGGACGGGAGCATGTCGCGGTCGGTCGGAGCGCTGAAGGGCGCAGGGGATAGCGGGAGGATCTGCATGTTCGGTTCTCCGGAAGCTTTAGTATCGATCGATAATAGTCTATGCTCGGGTCATGCGCCAAGTAAGCAAGCGCCGTCCGCGCGTACGTCGCTCCCGGGACGACAACCGCGAGCGCCTGCTGGACGCCGCCCTGGTGGAGTTCGGGGCGAAGGGGTTCGACGGTGCGTCGACCCGCGTCATCGCCGAACGCGCCGACGCCCACCAGCCGCAGATCCACTACCACTTCGACTCGAAAGAGGCGCTCTGGAAGGCCGCCGTGGATCATCTCTTCGCGGAGCTCGGCCGAGCCATGACCGGGCTCGA
It encodes:
- the ppk2 gene encoding polyphosphate kinase 2 gives rise to the protein MAHANRAVKHKQNGKLSGKEYERELEKLHVELVKLQEWVKAKGLKICIVFEGRDGAGKGGTIKAITERVSPRVFRVIALPAPTEREKTQMYAQRYLPHLPAAGEVVIWDRSWYNRAGVERVMGFCEEAEVKRFLEMIPAFERLVVESGVILLKYWLEVSMEEQTRRLEARIDDGRKIWKLSPMDLQSYSRWYDYSRARDEMFTASDTSWAPWYVVKSDDKKRARLNLITHLLSRIPYKKVPREKVKLPARQKPHGYREPDYPYKYVAEEF
- a CDS encoding NAD(P)/FAD-dependent oxidoreductase, giving the protein MIGSEPVVGNAVASRPESRRRVVILGGGFAGLHAARRLQRTLARQGDLEVVLISRENYVLFTPMLHEVAAGDLDPADIVIPLRKMLRRVRVIQGEVTDLDLQARVVRYAVGVLRQPRELTYDHLLLAMGSETNYFGMKQLEAAAVTMKTLGDAALLRNRMVALLEEAAQETDESRRRRLMTFVVAGGGFAGVETVGAINDFLRETLRYYPELDQSMLRVVLIHPGKVVLPELGERLGRYAQEKLQRRGLELRLETQVTGYEDETVKVAPGDPIGAMSLIWTAGVMPAAALGPLPVDKIKGRIKVNECLEVTGHEGVVWAVGDCAAVPDGRGGVHPPTAQHGMREALTAAKNIEAVVRAGAQKPFTFATIGQLASIGHRTGVAQILGMQFSGFVAWWLWRGVYLSKLPETSKKVRVAIKWSFDLLFPRDIEQLVTLRDVERVEELGATLRAMREAAVPVGSAASLPSQQQADKRP
- a CDS encoding pyridoxamine 5'-phosphate oxidase family protein encodes the protein MQILPLSPAPFSAPTDRDMLPSERREFVRTHRTCIFGYARRSDGPAMSVVYYVPTDGDELLVSTMGGRAKAKAVARDGKVSLCILDERWPFAYLQVYCDARLDTDTALVVDVMMAVGGRMSGQPLPEQARPAVQAMAEKERRVVLRCRPYETFAQPPRHLHRNDQTEQLTHWITGGVPWNATDRPSVQV